In Leptospiraceae bacterium, one genomic interval encodes:
- the cobC gene encoding alpha-ribazole phosphatase, with product MEIYLVRHTKVSIAENTCYGNSDIGLAESFLREAEVVKSKIPNLENLVCYSSPLTRCKFLSEELNCKEIRLDPRLKELNFGDWELNTWDSIGKQAFDAWHLDFVNNRTPDGESYFELYTRAVSFWQEITNKKDSLILITHGGVIRALLAHILGMPLENSFRIKVDYGSASKVILSGEFLTVEYINR from the coding sequence ATGGAAATTTATTTAGTTCGTCATACCAAAGTCTCTATTGCTGAAAATACTTGTTATGGGAATTCAGATATAGGTCTTGCAGAAAGTTTTTTAAGGGAAGCAGAAGTAGTTAAATCAAAGATTCCTAATTTAGAAAATTTAGTCTGCTACTCAAGTCCGCTTACTCGCTGTAAATTTCTAAGTGAAGAACTAAACTGTAAAGAAATCAGACTAGACCCAAGATTAAAAGAATTAAACTTCGGAGACTGGGAATTAAATACCTGGGATAGCATTGGCAAACAAGCATTTGACGCATGGCATCTTGATTTCGTAAACAATCGCACTCCCGATGGCGAATCTTATTTCGAGCTTTATACAAGAGCAGTCTCCTTCTGGCAAGAGATTACAAATAAAAAGGATAGCCTAATACTAATTACCCACGGTGGTGTCATTCGAGCCTTGCTAGCGCATATTCTTGGAATGCCTTTAGAAAATTCTTTTCGAATTAAAGTGGACTATGGCAGTGCAAGTAAGGTTATTCTCTCCGGAGAATTTCTGACAGTAGAGTATATAAATAGATAA
- a CDS encoding adenosylcobinamide-GDP ribazoletransferase — protein MRRELELFFTALMFFTRLPVPTLDYSQEKLNASSRYFPLVGILVGTLSATVFMFSSIILPLKVAVLLSMIASIWITGAFHEDGFADACDGFGGGYTKERILEIMKDSRIGAFGAIGIILLLILKFLLLSEINPMMIPIAIVSGHAISRLISISLLYSMVYVKEEGKAKPLSTALPLGSLIVASIFGLLPLLLFKKVFILLILIPLLMTRSYLSYYFKKHIGGYTGDCLGASQQVSEIVFYLGIYLFLQWKFI, from the coding sequence ATGAGAAGAGAATTAGAACTATTTTTTACAGCCTTGATGTTTTTTACTCGGCTACCTGTTCCTACACTGGATTATTCTCAGGAGAAACTGAATGCGTCTTCTCGCTATTTTCCGCTAGTTGGTATTCTAGTAGGCACCTTAAGCGCAACAGTATTCATGTTCTCTAGTATAATCCTTCCCCTAAAAGTTGCCGTTTTACTTTCCATGATTGCTTCTATTTGGATCACGGGAGCCTTTCATGAAGATGGATTTGCTGATGCCTGTGATGGATTTGGTGGAGGATACACAAAAGAAAGAATTTTAGAAATCATGAAGGATTCTAGAATAGGAGCCTTCGGGGCAATCGGTATTATCCTCTTACTGATTTTAAAATTTTTACTCCTTTCTGAAATTAATCCGATGATGATACCAATTGCAATTGTAAGCGGACACGCCATCAGCCGGCTTATCTCGATTAGCCTTTTATATTCTATGGTATATGTAAAAGAAGAAGGAAAAGCAAAGCCTCTTTCTACTGCACTCCCTTTAGGCTCACTCATTGTAGCGAGTATTTTCGGGCTTCTTCCCCTACTTCTTTTTAAGAAAGTATTCATTCTACTGATTCTAATTCCTTTGCTTATGACGCGCTCGTATCTATCTTACTACTTCAAAAAGCATATCGGCGGGTATACGGGAGATTGCCTCGGTGCCTCTCAACAGGTAAGTGAAATTGTTTTTTACTTAGGAATCTATTTATTTTTACAATGGAAATTTATTTAG
- the cobT gene encoding nicotinate-nucleotide--dimethylbenzimidazole phosphoribosyltransferase, which yields MTKPSTNILPALKKEIDTKTKPPGSLGKLEEIAMQIGLIQETITPKLKRPTIVVFAGDHGLAKEGISPYPQEVTHQMVTNFLRGGAAINAFCSANNLELKVVDAGVNYDFEGAENLIHAKIGFGTKNILKEPAMSKEECEKAIEHGASIVDQIFEHGCNCIGFGEMGIGNTGVSALLISKLLSLPLENCVGKGTGANEDQLLKKKEILKKASSIHPTTDSFSILQTYGGFEIAMIVGALLQAAENKMVILIDGFIVTTALLFAKSFSREVTNYCIYSHLSGEKAHEMILGNVGGKPILNLGMRLGEGTGAAICYPIVAASVKFLNDMASFDEAGVTSK from the coding sequence ATTACAAAACCATCTACAAATATTCTGCCCGCACTTAAAAAAGAAATTGATACAAAAACAAAACCACCGGGATCTCTCGGAAAACTAGAAGAGATTGCAATGCAAATCGGTCTCATCCAGGAGACAATTACTCCTAAATTAAAGCGACCAACGATTGTTGTCTTTGCAGGAGACCATGGACTCGCAAAGGAAGGCATTAGCCCTTATCCGCAAGAAGTAACACACCAGATGGTGACGAATTTTTTGCGAGGAGGTGCGGCTATTAACGCTTTTTGTAGTGCCAATAATCTTGAATTAAAAGTTGTAGATGCAGGAGTAAACTATGATTTTGAAGGAGCAGAGAATCTAATTCATGCCAAAATTGGATTTGGAACGAAGAATATTCTAAAAGAGCCTGCCATGTCAAAAGAAGAATGCGAGAAAGCAATTGAACACGGTGCCTCAATCGTAGACCAAATCTTTGAACATGGATGCAATTGCATTGGTTTTGGAGAAATGGGAATCGGCAACACAGGAGTATCCGCTCTACTCATTAGCAAACTGCTAAGTCTTCCTCTTGAAAATTGTGTAGGAAAAGGAACAGGGGCTAATGAAGATCAGCTACTCAAGAAAAAAGAAATCTTAAAAAAAGCAAGCTCGATTCATCCAACAACAGATTCTTTTTCCATTTTACAAACCTATGGTGGCTTTGAAATTGCTATGATCGTAGGTGCGCTCTTACAAGCAGCAGAAAATAAAATGGTTATTTTAATTGATGGGTTTATTGTAACGACTGCTTTACTTTTTGCTAAAAGTTTCTCTAGAGAAGTTACGAATTATTGTATTTATAGTCATTTATCAGGAGAGAAAGCACACGAAATGATTCTAGGTAATGTCGGGGGCAAACCGATATTAAACTTAGGAATGCGATTGGGAGAAGGAACAGGGGCTGCTATTTGCTATCCGATAGTTGCCGCTTCTGTGAAGTTTTTAAATGACATGGCTTCGTTCGATGAGGCGGGAGTTACAAGCAAATGA